From Candidatus Eisenbacteria bacterium, a single genomic window includes:
- a CDS encoding rubredoxin, whose translation MKKYVCNVCGYVYDPALGDPDNGVEPGTTFEKLHDDWVCPVCGAGKEDFSPQD comes from the coding sequence ATGAAGAAATACGTATGCAACGTTTGTGGGTATGTCTACGATCCCGCTCTCGGCGATCCGGACAACGGAGTTGAGCCGGGAACCACGTTCGAGAAGCTCCACGACGACTGGGTCTGTCCGGTTTGTGGTGCCGGCAAGGAGGATTTCTCACCGCAAGATTAG
- a CDS encoding 2-oxoacid:acceptor oxidoreductase subunit alpha encodes MSDLSVLIAGKAGDGINQAGLLLSRLLSELGHRIYMSLDYQSLIRGGHNFSVIRASRNPISACRDKIDFLLALNQDGIDLHTRKLTDSSRVIYDSDSVKPGAMKNGRLGLPLAKIMKEQGAAPIMRNSCLIGAFCGRVGIEWQVLEKVFRKHIPREIDLNLALARAGFDSAEPIMQLEPLDQTPLPVFTGNEAIGLGFIKAGLKTYVAYPMTPSSNLLHFLADVAEDFSLKVIHPESEIAVILMALGFSYVGEKAAVGTSGGGFCLMNEGLSLSGMAELPVVIVLGQRPGPSTGLPTYTSQTELHFALNAGQGEFVRFVVAPGDAEQAFYWSQVALNVSWKYQVPSIILSDKEMAEGAFSFDVDSVRNVEEQGPVLWDRKDAYKRYLDTETGISPLAFVPDKDAVIKVNSYEHDEYGITTEEALATKKIQEKRLRKETVLSQELDGYETVSIYGKRDSATALLCWGSNKGVCTEVGEDLGLRVVQVHVFSPFPERKLGEALEGVTKVISVENNATGQLARLVGSHGFSVDERISKYDGRSFSVDELKREVGDLNGPA; translated from the coding sequence ATGAGCGACCTTTCTGTGTTGATTGCGGGAAAAGCGGGAGACGGCATAAATCAGGCGGGCCTTCTCCTCTCCAGGCTGTTGAGCGAACTTGGCCACCGCATCTACATGTCCCTTGACTATCAGTCGTTGATAAGGGGCGGGCACAATTTCTCGGTGATCAGAGCGTCACGCAACCCGATCTCTGCGTGCAGAGACAAGATCGATTTTCTCCTCGCGCTCAATCAGGACGGCATTGATCTACATACACGGAAGCTCACGGATTCGTCTCGCGTAATCTACGATTCTGACTCTGTGAAACCGGGCGCGATGAAGAACGGCCGGCTTGGGCTTCCCCTCGCGAAGATAATGAAAGAGCAGGGCGCCGCTCCCATCATGCGGAATTCTTGTCTGATAGGCGCATTTTGCGGAAGAGTGGGAATCGAGTGGCAAGTTCTAGAGAAGGTGTTCAGGAAACATATTCCGAGGGAAATAGATCTTAATCTCGCGCTCGCTCGCGCGGGATTCGACAGCGCCGAGCCGATCATGCAATTGGAACCGCTCGACCAGACGCCGCTTCCCGTCTTCACGGGCAACGAAGCAATCGGTCTGGGCTTTATCAAGGCGGGGCTCAAGACATACGTCGCCTATCCCATGACGCCCTCCTCCAATCTCTTGCATTTTCTCGCGGACGTGGCAGAGGACTTCTCTTTGAAGGTGATCCATCCCGAAAGCGAAATCGCCGTGATACTGATGGCTCTGGGTTTCTCCTACGTGGGCGAGAAGGCGGCCGTCGGCACGTCGGGCGGTGGCTTCTGCCTCATGAATGAGGGCCTGAGCCTCTCCGGAATGGCCGAGCTGCCCGTAGTGATCGTCTTGGGGCAGAGGCCGGGGCCGAGCACGGGGCTCCCCACCTATACCTCGCAGACCGAGCTACACTTTGCGTTGAACGCCGGGCAGGGCGAGTTTGTGCGTTTCGTGGTCGCTCCCGGCGACGCCGAACAAGCCTTCTACTGGTCACAGGTGGCGCTCAACGTGTCCTGGAAATACCAGGTGCCCTCCATCATTCTCTCGGACAAGGAAATGGCCGAAGGTGCGTTCAGCTTTGACGTGGATTCTGTGAGGAACGTGGAAGAGCAGGGGCCGGTCCTCTGGGACAGGAAAGACGCCTACAAGAGGTACCTGGATACTGAGACCGGAATCTCTCCCCTGGCTTTCGTGCCGGACAAAGACGCGGTGATAAAGGTCAACAGCTACGAGCACGACGAATACGGAATCACAACCGAGGAGGCTCTGGCCACGAAGAAGATTCAGGAGAAGCGGCTTCGCAAAGAAACAGTCTTGTCTCAGGAGCTCGATGGCTACGAAACCGTGAGCATATACGGGAAGAGAGACTCCGCTACCGCGCTCCTGTGCTGGGGTTCCAACAAAGGAGTCTGCACCGAGGTTGGAGAAGATCTCGGCCTCAGGGTCGTACAGGTCCACGTATTCTCACCGTTTCCGGAAAGGAAACTGGGCGAGGCTCTCGAGGGCGTTACGAAAGTCATTTCCGTTGAGAATAACGCCACCGGTCAGCTTGCACGACTCGTCGGGAGTCACGGTTTTAGCGTGGACGAAAGAATCTCCAAGTATGATGGAAGATCTTTCTCCGTGGACGAGCTGAAGCGAGAGGTGGGAGATCTAAATGGCCCAGCTTGA
- a CDS encoding transcriptional repressor produces MRSPSRTRNTKQRRIVLEELRKVTCHPSADELYNMVRRRLPRISMGTVYRNLERLARDGLIQKLEISGTQRRFDGNANNHYHMRCLRCGRVADLHVKRLIGVEDVTKGVTDFEIMGHRIEFIGLCPQCKRKKIAFRTKSEAPAGEDKRYSRKRDKIHQ; encoded by the coding sequence ATGAGGTCACCCTCGAGGACAAGGAACACGAAACAACGCCGCATCGTTCTGGAGGAGCTCCGAAAAGTGACTTGCCATCCGAGCGCCGATGAGCTTTATAATATGGTTCGGCGAAGACTCCCCCGAATCAGCATGGGCACCGTATACAGAAACCTCGAGCGTCTGGCCAGGGACGGCCTCATACAGAAGCTTGAGATTTCAGGCACGCAGAGGCGCTTCGACGGCAATGCCAACAACCACTATCACATGCGCTGCCTGAGGTGCGGCAGGGTCGCGGACTTGCACGTTAAGAGACTGATCGGAGTAGAAGACGTTACCAAGGGGGTAACCGATTTCGAGATAATGGGCCATCGAATCGAGTTCATCGGCCTATGTCCGCAGTGCAAGAGAAAGAAGATCGCTTTTCGGACAAAGTCTGAGGCGCCGGCCGGGGAGGACAAGAGGTACTCCCGGAAACGGGACAAGATACATCAATAG
- a CDS encoding SIMPL domain-containing protein (The SIMPL domain is named for its presence in mouse protein SIMPL (signalling molecule that associates with mouse pelle-like kinase). Bacterial member BP26, from Brucella, was shown to assemble into a channel-like structure, while YggE from E. coli has been associated with resistance to oxidative stress.) produces the protein MKNGSMLPSLILALGLALAGWFVGHGFLGARTVERFVTVKGVSERDVQADEAFWQIQFVSADDDLGRAQDKIEKSKSEIIAFLKRHGVDSSQTELQRLAVTDVLADPYRSERAGSRFIIRQTLMVRSDNPKLIQAASQKVGELVDAGVVAEFGEGPTFLFTRLNDIKPQMIAEATANARKGAEQFALDSHSRLSGIRRANQGVFEILPRDRVPGVFEGNQLAKTVRVVATVDYYLKN, from the coding sequence ATGAAGAACGGTTCCATGTTGCCTTCTCTGATCTTGGCATTGGGATTGGCGCTTGCTGGATGGTTCGTCGGTCACGGATTTCTTGGGGCACGCACAGTCGAACGATTCGTGACAGTGAAGGGCGTGTCTGAGCGCGACGTCCAGGCTGACGAGGCGTTCTGGCAAATCCAATTCGTATCGGCCGACGATGACCTGGGCCGGGCGCAGGATAAGATCGAGAAGAGCAAGAGTGAAATCATCGCATTTCTGAAGCGTCACGGCGTAGACTCGTCACAGACGGAGCTGCAACGGCTGGCCGTGACGGATGTCCTTGCGGACCCATATCGAAGCGAGCGCGCCGGCAGCCGATTCATCATCAGGCAGACACTCATGGTCCGCTCCGACAATCCCAAGCTCATTCAGGCCGCGAGCCAGAAGGTCGGCGAATTGGTGGACGCCGGCGTTGTTGCGGAATTCGGGGAAGGACCCACTTTTCTTTTCACTCGCCTGAACGACATCAAGCCGCAAATGATCGCCGAGGCCACGGCCAATGCGCGTAAAGGGGCGGAACAGTTTGCTCTGGATTCTCACAGTAGGCTGAGCGGGATTCGCAGGGCCAATCAGGGCGTGTTCGAGATTCTTCCAAGAGATAGGGTGCCGGGAGTCTTTGAAGGAAATCAGCTCGCGAAGACCGTGAGAGTCGTGGCGACGGTGGATTACTATTTGAAGAACTAG
- the asnA gene encoding aspartate--ammonia ligase encodes MSDKKADLAGPGISTYEEVEKILPSGYKSILDPKETQIALHALKRYIEDNMNKGLNLFHVEVPLIVDFDSGINDYLDRDGSRTPVEFPCGLGLDKPIRAQVVQAATKWKRLALREFGCKVGEGINTDMRAVRKDYFLDHDHSSYVDQWDWEKVITAEQRNLNFLKETVRTLWKVLVGAEKMVQGMFPKLKDPRYPNLPEELKFLHAEDILAMYPDLPRKQRETKLISEHYPAVFIIGIGWVLADGYPHEMRAADYDDWVTPTVSEDGKPMHGLNGDILVWNPVTKRRHELTSMGIRVTKETLKQQLKLSGQLDFLKLPYHQAILNDQIPLSIGGGIGQSRTTMLLLRKAHLGEVSVTVWPKTLKEICRKKNIVVLE; translated from the coding sequence ATGTCAGATAAGAAAGCAGACCTCGCTGGACCCGGTATCAGCACGTACGAGGAAGTCGAGAAAATCCTGCCGAGCGGCTACAAGTCTATCCTCGATCCCAAGGAGACGCAGATCGCCCTCCACGCGCTGAAGCGATACATCGAGGACAACATGAACAAGGGGCTGAACCTGTTTCACGTAGAGGTGCCGCTCATTGTGGACTTCGATAGCGGGATCAACGACTATCTTGACCGCGACGGTTCTCGAACCCCCGTGGAATTTCCTTGCGGGCTTGGGCTCGACAAGCCAATCAGGGCCCAGGTTGTGCAGGCTGCGACCAAGTGGAAGCGGTTGGCACTCCGGGAGTTCGGCTGCAAGGTGGGCGAGGGGATCAACACCGACATGCGCGCGGTGCGCAAGGACTATTTCCTCGACCACGATCACAGCTCGTACGTCGACCAGTGGGACTGGGAAAAAGTGATCACGGCGGAGCAGCGCAATCTGAACTTTCTAAAAGAGACAGTCCGGACGCTATGGAAAGTTCTGGTCGGGGCCGAGAAGATGGTCCAAGGCATGTTCCCGAAGCTGAAGGACCCGCGCTATCCGAACCTGCCCGAGGAGCTCAAATTCCTCCACGCAGAGGACATTCTCGCCATGTATCCCGACCTGCCGCGCAAGCAGCGCGAGACAAAGCTCATCTCGGAGCACTATCCGGCAGTATTCATCATCGGTATCGGCTGGGTTCTCGCGGATGGCTACCCGCACGAGATGCGGGCGGCAGACTACGACGACTGGGTGACGCCGACGGTATCTGAAGACGGTAAGCCGATGCACGGGCTCAACGGCGACATCCTCGTTTGGAACCCGGTGACCAAGCGCCGCCACGAGCTCACGTCCATGGGAATCCGCGTTACGAAAGAAACCCTGAAACAGCAGCTCAAACTCAGCGGGCAGCTCGATTTCTTGAAACTTCCGTATCACCAGGCGATCCTGAACGACCAGATTCCGCTCAGCATCGGCGGCGGGATAGGCCAGTCGCGGACGACCATGCTACTGCTGAGGAAGGCGCATCTCGGCGAAGTCAGCGTCACCGTGTGGCCCAAGACACTCAAGGAGATTTGTAGAAAGAAGAACATCGTGGTTCTTGAGTGA
- a CDS encoding cupin domain-containing protein, protein MKRWRCSVCGYIHTGDKPPDTCPNCASPKEKFGEVAEDFDLIHMQYGQKLSYGQDVEVNPFFGNYASLSPYVYNLPVGKRVGLHKHPTTDELFFILKGKVEFRVGDRQLVAVEGDLVQGRMDIPHTFKNIGDEPAAFLSVKGPKPVDLVKLE, encoded by the coding sequence ATGAAAAGATGGCGCTGTAGTGTCTGTGGATATATCCACACAGGAGACAAACCACCCGACACGTGCCCCAATTGTGCTTCCCCTAAGGAGAAGTTCGGGGAAGTGGCGGAAGACTTTGACCTGATTCACATGCAATATGGTCAGAAACTTTCCTACGGTCAAGACGTGGAGGTGAATCCATTTTTCGGAAACTACGCAAGCTTGTCCCCCTACGTGTACAACTTGCCCGTGGGTAAGAGGGTCGGCTTGCACAAGCATCCGACAACTGACGAGCTCTTCTTCATTCTGAAGGGCAAAGTGGAGTTCAGGGTGGGTGACAGGCAATTGGTGGCAGTGGAAGGCGACCTGGTTCAGGGCAGAATGGACATACCGCATACCTTCAAGAATATCGGCGACGAACCTGCGGCGTTTCTCTCAGTGAAGGGCCCAAAACCCGTCGACCTGGTAAAACTGGAGTAG
- a CDS encoding bifunctional methionine sulfoxide reductase B/A protein, which yields MKASRLFIGLIVVSLFALALLPGGKMKDSPRKTERIPIFNARSGKVEQVEKVRKTNDEWGKILTPEQYRITRLRGTEPPAGAKCEIPVENGIYQCVCCSTDLFGVKTKFESGTGWPSFWEPVSELNIKPKVDHGAGMTRTEVLCARCDAHLGHVFDDGPPPSGKRYCINSVALKFVRSHSVSVQETVGKPGDKLKNTMPANPDRLQKATFAAGCFWGVEEAFRTLPGVVSTRVGYTGGRLQDPSYEDVCSDSTGHAEAVEIEFSPAKISYEKLLEVFWKMHDPTTMNQQGPDFGSQYRSAIFFHDKNQEAAAVASKEKLEESGALRGKIVTQIVPATEFYPAEEYHQQYLKKRGQASCEMK from the coding sequence ATGAAGGCAAGCCGCTTGTTCATAGGTCTCATTGTCGTTTCGCTGTTTGCGCTTGCGCTACTGCCGGGAGGGAAGATGAAGGACTCGCCGCGGAAAACTGAGAGAATACCCATTTTCAACGCCCGTTCAGGCAAGGTGGAGCAAGTCGAGAAGGTACGTAAGACGAACGACGAGTGGGGAAAAATACTCACTCCCGAGCAATATCGGATCACACGTCTTCGTGGCACCGAGCCGCCGGCGGGCGCAAAGTGCGAGATTCCCGTGGAAAATGGAATATATCAGTGCGTCTGCTGCTCCACGGACCTTTTCGGCGTAAAGACGAAATTTGAATCGGGCACGGGCTGGCCCAGTTTCTGGGAACCGGTCTCCGAACTCAACATAAAGCCAAAGGTCGATCACGGTGCTGGGATGACTAGAACAGAAGTGCTCTGCGCCCGATGCGACGCGCACCTCGGCCACGTTTTCGATGACGGTCCGCCGCCGAGTGGAAAGCGATACTGCATAAACTCCGTCGCCTTGAAATTTGTGAGAAGCCACAGTGTTTCCGTGCAGGAAACGGTAGGCAAGCCCGGCGACAAGTTGAAAAACACGATGCCGGCGAACCCGGACCGGCTTCAGAAGGCGACGTTCGCCGCGGGTTGTTTCTGGGGTGTGGAGGAGGCGTTTCGGACGCTCCCCGGAGTCGTATCAACCAGAGTGGGTTATACGGGAGGGAGACTCCAGGATCCGAGTTACGAGGACGTCTGCTCTGACAGTACCGGTCATGCCGAGGCGGTCGAGATAGAATTCAGTCCGGCGAAGATCTCCTACGAGAAACTCCTGGAAGTGTTCTGGAAGATGCACGACCCGACGACTATGAATCAGCAGGGGCCGGACTTCGGCTCGCAATACAGGTCGGCGATATTCTTCCACGACAAGAATCAGGAAGCCGCTGCCGTCGCGTCAAAGGAGAAGCTCGAAGAATCCGGAGCCCTTAGGGGCAAAATTGTGACTCAAATTGTGCCTGCCACGGAGTTCTACCCGGCGGAAGAATATCACCAGCAGTACTTGAAGAAGCGGGGACAAGCCAGTTGTGAGATGAAATAG
- a CDS encoding thiamine pyrophosphate-dependent enzyme, with amino-acid sequence MAQLELATKAKNTWCPGCGNFAILTSIKAVLKALVDEGTPLEKVVLVSGIGCHAKIVDYVNVNSFYSIHGRVVPVAEAIKIANPDLTVIGFAGDGDAYGEGLEHLVFAAKRNVDITMVIHNNRVYGLTTGQYTPTSPQGFKGRSTPRGALEVPLNPLELMLASGATFLARGYSHGLDLLKRVFREAISHKGFALVDVLQVCVTFFNMYENYNQRVYELKEHDPTDYGQVSAKIREWDYNSDAPIAAGVLYRKLAPTFEEKFRKPAMDPADRNKKLDELLRPERTTA; translated from the coding sequence ATGGCCCAGCTTGAACTGGCGACAAAAGCAAAGAACACGTGGTGTCCAGGGTGCGGCAACTTTGCGATCCTGACTTCCATAAAAGCCGTGCTCAAGGCCCTGGTCGATGAAGGCACTCCGTTAGAGAAAGTCGTGCTGGTCTCCGGAATCGGCTGCCACGCCAAGATCGTTGATTATGTAAACGTAAACAGTTTCTATTCCATTCACGGAAGAGTAGTCCCCGTTGCGGAAGCCATAAAGATCGCGAATCCGGACTTGACGGTCATCGGCTTCGCGGGCGACGGCGACGCGTACGGTGAAGGGCTGGAGCATCTCGTCTTTGCCGCCAAGAGAAACGTCGACATCACAATGGTAATCCACAACAACCGCGTCTACGGGCTTACCACCGGGCAATACACTCCCACGTCGCCTCAGGGTTTCAAGGGACGTTCCACGCCTAGAGGCGCCCTCGAAGTTCCGCTGAATCCTCTCGAACTCATGCTGGCGAGCGGCGCCACTTTTCTTGCGCGCGGCTACTCGCATGGCCTTGACTTGCTCAAGAGAGTCTTCAGGGAGGCGATCTCTCACAAGGGATTTGCGCTGGTAGACGTACTCCAGGTGTGCGTCACGTTCTTCAATATGTATGAGAACTACAACCAGAGGGTGTACGAACTGAAAGAGCACGACCCGACCGACTACGGTCAGGTGTCGGCTAAGATCAGGGAATGGGACTACAATTCTGATGCGCCCATTGCCGCGGGAGTCCTGTACAGGAAACTCGCCCCCACTTTTGAAGAGAAATTCCGGAAACCTGCTATGGACCCAGCGGATCGAAACAAGAAGCTGGACGAATTGCTCAGACCCGAGCGCACCACGGCTTGA
- a CDS encoding desulfoferrodoxin produces MTAKLQVYKCEICGNIVEVLHEGQGELVCCGQPMKLLVENTTDASREKHVPVIEKTPNGVKVKIGSVPHPMEEKHYIEWIQIMADGKSFRQFLSPGNAPEATFDIKADKIAAREYCNVHGLWKV; encoded by the coding sequence ATGACCGCCAAATTGCAAGTCTACAAGTGTGAGATTTGCGGAAACATCGTAGAAGTTCTTCACGAAGGCCAAGGCGAGCTTGTGTGCTGCGGCCAGCCGATGAAACTGCTCGTGGAGAACACGACCGACGCCTCCAGGGAAAAGCACGTACCCGTGATAGAGAAGACGCCGAACGGAGTCAAGGTCAAGATAGGCAGCGTTCCGCATCCCATGGAGGAAAAACACTACATAGAGTGGATCCAGATAATGGCGGACGGGAAATCTTTTCGTCAATTCCTGAGTCCGGGGAACGCCCCCGAGGCCACGTTCGACATCAAGGCGGACAAGATAGCGGCCCGCGAATACTGCAACGTGCACGGGCTTTGGAAGGTGTAG
- a CDS encoding amidohydrolase family protein, protein MNCIHAKTIYTGTSIVRDAHLLFEGSRLAGISKTKTGKLLGRFDVLTPAFIDPHSHIGMHRSGEPESEGETNEHMQPILAVPDALDSVQMDDTSFRDAIEAGVLYSCVVPGSGNIIGGLSAIIRHYSKNSSDALIGRAGVKAAFGYNPMSTVSWKGERPSTRMGALAILRAKLDDVRQKMEKHKSATGEKKKEITFSAAEIVLRDILAGKHVLRAHVHKIDDIATLLRVADEFKLRVTVEHAGDVHQPEIFRELKKRGIPVMYGPIDGFAYKVELKHDSWRNVLHLVKSGVEYGLMTDHPFCLARQLFPQTRWFTRAGLSKQQAIELVSRKNAELIGIDKMLGTLDKGKWASFVCWSGDPFDMVSYPQVVYGEGELLFSE, encoded by the coding sequence ATGAACTGTATCCACGCGAAGACTATCTACACTGGTACCTCGATTGTGCGCGATGCACATCTTCTGTTCGAAGGCTCGCGCCTAGCGGGCATCTCCAAGACAAAGACGGGCAAGCTGCTGGGAAGGTTTGACGTGCTAACGCCCGCGTTCATAGACCCTCACAGTCACATCGGCATGCACAGGTCCGGCGAGCCGGAATCGGAAGGAGAAACGAACGAGCACATGCAGCCTATCCTGGCCGTACCTGACGCGCTCGATTCCGTCCAGATGGACGACACGTCCTTTCGCGACGCGATTGAAGCGGGCGTGCTCTATTCTTGCGTCGTGCCGGGCAGCGGCAACATAATTGGAGGCCTTTCTGCAATCATTCGGCACTATTCCAAGAACAGCTCGGACGCGCTGATCGGTAGGGCCGGGGTCAAGGCCGCCTTCGGCTACAACCCGATGTCAACCGTGTCCTGGAAGGGCGAGCGTCCTTCCACGCGCATGGGAGCTCTCGCCATCCTTCGCGCGAAACTGGACGATGTGCGCCAGAAGATGGAGAAACACAAGAGCGCAACCGGCGAGAAGAAGAAGGAAATCACTTTCTCCGCCGCGGAGATCGTGCTGAGAGACATCTTGGCAGGCAAACACGTACTGCGCGCTCACGTGCACAAGATCGACGATATCGCAACTCTGTTGCGTGTTGCAGACGAGTTCAAACTCAGAGTCACGGTCGAGCACGCCGGGGACGTGCACCAGCCGGAGATCTTCAGGGAACTCAAGAAGCGCGGGATCCCGGTCATGTATGGGCCCATCGATGGCTTCGCCTACAAGGTGGAGCTCAAGCACGACAGTTGGCGAAACGTCCTCCATCTGGTCAAGTCCGGGGTTGAGTACGGCCTGATGACGGACCACCCGTTCTGCCTGGCAAGACAACTCTTTCCTCAGACTCGCTGGTTCACGCGGGCGGGACTTTCCAAGCAGCAGGCGATCGAGCTGGTGTCGAGGAAGAACGCCGAGCTCATCGGCATCGACAAGATGCTCGGCACTCTTGACAAAGGGAAGTGGGCGTCCTTCGTATGCTGGAGTGGGGATCCATTTGACATGGTGAGCTATCCTCAAGTTGTCTACGGGGAAGGGGAGTTGCTTTTCTCAGAATGA
- a CDS encoding rubrerythrin family protein, whose translation MKLKGSKTEKNVLTAFAGESQARNRYTYFSSQARTDGFIQIADIFEETSNQEKEHAKRLFKLLEGGMVEVQASFPAGVIGTTAENLKEAAGGEHYEWEEMYPGFAKIAHLEEFYDIAKIFGSIAVAEKQHEKRYLGLLANIKAGTVFKKKQPVAWRCRNCGYLHQGTEAPEECPACAHKREHFELLCENW comes from the coding sequence ATGAAACTAAAGGGCTCAAAGACCGAGAAGAACGTTCTGACCGCCTTTGCCGGAGAATCACAGGCCAGGAATCGCTACACCTATTTCTCCAGCCAGGCCAGGACGGATGGATTTATCCAGATCGCCGACATTTTTGAAGAGACTTCCAACCAGGAAAAAGAACATGCGAAGCGTCTCTTCAAGTTGCTCGAGGGCGGCATGGTCGAGGTGCAGGCCTCGTTCCCTGCCGGCGTCATAGGAACCACCGCAGAGAACCTCAAGGAAGCCGCGGGCGGCGAACACTACGAGTGGGAAGAGATGTACCCCGGATTCGCCAAGATCGCCCACTTGGAAGAATTCTACGACATCGCAAAGATATTCGGATCTATCGCAGTGGCGGAGAAACAACACGAGAAGCGCTATCTCGGCCTACTCGCGAACATCAAGGCAGGCACCGTATTCAAGAAGAAACAACCAGTCGCGTGGAGATGTCGCAACTGTGGTTACCTGCACCAGGGGACCGAGGCGCCGGAGGAATGCCCAGCCTGCGCCCATAAGAGAGAGCACTTTGAGCTTTTGTGTGAGAACTGGTAG
- a CDS encoding AMP nucleosidase, translated as MKTKEEIVTNWLPRYTGVPLEDFAKYILLVNFGNYVKMFAAKHKVPVCGKDRPMPNATAKGITIINFGMGSANAATVMDLLSGIKPKACLFLGKCGGLKPKNKLGDLILPIAAIRGEGTSNDYFPPEVPALPSFNLQKAISTTIRNHKRDYWTGTIYSTSRRVWEHDDAFKRYLQQIRCMGIDMETATIFITGFYNQIPTGALLLVSDQPMVPEGVKTAESDKKVTSQFVEMHLRIGIDSLTELINHGLTVRHLRF; from the coding sequence ATGAAGACGAAGGAAGAAATCGTCACAAACTGGCTGCCGCGCTATACGGGAGTTCCGTTGGAGGACTTTGCGAAGTACATTCTGCTGGTCAATTTCGGCAACTACGTGAAGATGTTTGCCGCGAAGCACAAGGTGCCCGTTTGCGGCAAAGACAGACCCATGCCCAACGCGACGGCGAAGGGCATCACCATCATCAACTTTGGTATGGGGAGCGCCAACGCTGCCACCGTGATGGACTTGTTGAGCGGCATCAAGCCGAAGGCCTGCCTATTCCTGGGTAAGTGCGGTGGGTTGAAACCGAAAAACAAGCTGGGTGACCTGATTCTTCCCATCGCCGCGATCCGCGGCGAGGGCACGTCAAACGACTATTTCCCGCCGGAAGTGCCTGCTCTTCCTTCATTCAACTTGCAGAAAGCCATCTCTACGACCATTCGTAACCACAAGCGGGACTACTGGACGGGGACTATTTACTCGACCAGCCGGCGCGTGTGGGAGCACGACGACGCTTTCAAACGATACCTGCAGCAAATTCGTTGCATGGGAATCGATATGGAAACCGCTACGATCTTTATCACGGGCTTCTACAACCAGATTCCTACCGGAGCTCTCCTGCTTGTGTCAGATCAGCCCATGGTTCCGGAAGGCGTGAAAACTGCGGAAAGCGACAAGAAAGTGACGAGTCAGTTCGTTGAGATGCACCTGCGCATCGGGATCGATTCGCTCACGGAATTGATCAACCACGGACTTACAGTCAGACACCTGCGATTCTAG